Part of the Deltaproteobacteria bacterium genome, CGAGAATACGACCGATAAATACCAAGGAGAATCGAAACAGTGCTTCTATATCCGCGTGTTCCACACCATGTTTACGATTCTTCGTTTGGTTGCCTTTATCCCAATCAAAATCTTCCGCTCTCCCAGTGAATTGTCCAAGCCACTCAGCGGTCTCCGGATCGTCGACCAACTTCATAGCTATAACATAGCTATAAGAAGAACAGCGTCAAGTTTAGTCCAGAGGCCGTCCCCGGCAGGAGCAAAGCTCACCGATGCTGGAAACGTTGCGATGCTTCTGGCGTTTGCGAAGGGTTTATGTCCCGATCACCCGAAACACCTGCCCGCCGGGTGCGTGAAAATAGAAATGCTCGGTGTCCCAAAAGTCGGTAATCTGTTCGACACCGAAGGCTTTGAGTTTCGCGACTAATCCTTCAACATCATCGGTCTTCAGTTCTAGCCACAAGGCGTGACGACACTCTTTAGCAGTGAGAACAGCCTCACTCTCAGAGACATATTGCACACCAAACACTTCGCCATCGGGAAAGTGAAAGAGGTCAATGTTCTCCGGAATGTTGGCGGTGACGTTGTGATCATGCGCTTCGATTCGACACTCCAAGAGATCGCGGTAAAAAGCGCGAACGCTTGGACGTTCTTGCTGTCGAAGCGTCGAGAGATAATGAGTGCCAAATTGTACGCGCATGATCGTTCTCCTTCTCTTATTTGCGCACCTTTACGGCGGCGCGTTCTTCTTGCAACAAAAACGGAACTGACGAATCCCGTTTGCCCCAGCCACGAGCGAGGGCCTCAACATGTTCTTGCTCGACGACGTTGGCAAGCTTGAGAGGAACATTGACTTCACGACCTAAGGCGGTGGCGAGGCCAATATCTTTGCGGGCTAACTCTAAGGCGAAACGGACGGTATCGAAGTCGCCCTTGAAGACGACATTGGGCAGCATGTAATTGAGAAACAATCCTTGTCCGACTGCGCCACCAAGGACCGCTTGCCGGAGCGCTTCAGGGTCGACTCCAGCTTTCACCCCTAACGTGAAACCCTCGGCCAGAAGGTTCAGTTGGCAAATGCCGATCATGTTATGCACGAGCTTAGCAATCGCCCCGCAACCAATCGCTCCGACATGCGTGACTTTATTGCCAATAGCATCGAGGACTGGTTTGACGCGTTGGTAGACTGCGGCATCACCACCACACATCACTGCCAGTGTTGCTTGTTGCGCGCCGATCGGGCCACCACTGACTGGCGCATCAAGGACTTGCACGCCTTTTTCTTTGAACACTTCGTAAATGTGGCGGATCAGGGTCGGCGAGTTGGTTGAAAGATCGATATATACGCTGCCTGAGGCTGCGCCTTGTAAGACCCCGCCTTCTCCGAGTGCGACCGACTCAACTTCTTTCGGTCCTGGGAGCGAAGTAAAGACGATCTCACTCGTCGCGGCGACAGCGCGTGGACTCTCTGCCCAATGCGCACCTTTTGCTAAGTGATCACTGGCAGCCTCGCGACGAGTATCGTACACCGTGAGCGTGTGTCCAGCTTCGAGAATATGCATGGCCATCGGACCGCCCATGTTGCCTAAACCAATAAAGCCAACTTTCATATTATCCCTCCTTTGTCATGGTATTGCTTCCTTACTCTGCTTCGCCCTATGGAGGCAAGGGAAGAAGAGAAAACCGACCAGAAAAAGAAACGGAGAAGCGGAGAATGGGAGAACCGGAGACCGGCCCCACCATTGTTCTGCACCGATTCACCGTTTCCCCGATTCACCGATTCAGTTTTCATTAGTGATGGAACATGGCAATCGGTGGGCTAGGAATTCTGTCTTGACCTGCTACATATTTCTGCAGATTTTCGTGAGGAGCGTGTATGGACCTCAATTATTCTCCCGAAGAATTGGCGTTTCGTGACGAAGTGCGAGGATGGCTACAGGAAAACTTGCCGTCTGACCTGCGTGAGAAAGTAACAACCTACCAAGAACTCAGTCGCGATGACTTACTTGGCTGGCATCGCATTCTCGCGAAGAAAGGGTGGATCGCACCGGAGTGGCCGGTTGAATGGGGTGGAAATGATTGGACGGTTGTCCAACGCTATATCTTTGAAGAAGAATGTGCCTATGCGGGTTGCCCACCGCTGATCCCTTTTGGTCTCAAAATGTGTGGTCCGGTCCTGCATCGCTTTGGCACGCCAGAGCAGAAGCAACGTTTCTTACCTGGCATCTACAACGGTGATGTCTTCTGGTGCCAAGGGTATTCCGAGCCAGAGTCGGGCTCTGACCTTGCCTCGCTGAAAACCACGGCTGTGCGGCAGGGTGATAATTACATCGTCAACGGCCAGAAAATTTGGACCACGTGGGGACATCATGCGGATTGGATTTTCTGTCTCGTGCGTACTGAGCAGGGAGCAAAGAAGCAAGAAGGCATTTCCTTTCTTCTCTTTGACATGAATACTCCCGGCATCACGGTGCGACCACTGATTCTCATGGATGGTCATCACGAAGTGAACGAAGTCTTCTTTGATGATGTGCGAGTGCCGGTGGAAAACCTGGTTCATCGCGAGAACGATGGCTGGACAGTCGCGAAATATCTCCTCGGCCACGAACGGATGGGAACCGGTGGCATCGGCGGCTCGAAGCGGGAATTGGCAAAGGTGAAGATGCTCGCAGGTAAAGAAAGGCGCAGCGGCAAACCGTTACTGGATGATCCGCGCTTTCGCGACAAGGTCTCGCGCGTGGAAGTTGAATTGATGGCGTTAGAAATCACCAACCTGCGTTTCCTCGATCAATTGCGCGGTGGGCGTGCACCAGGCGCTGAAGTTTCGTTGTTGAAGATCAAAGGGACGGAGATTCAACAAGCACTGACTGAGTTGATGGTTGAGGTGATGGGACCATTGGCACAACCATTCAAGGCGATCGACGCAATGGATTTCGACAAAGCGACTGCCGCGCTGCTGCCCCGCTACTTTAATTATCGCAAGACGACTATTTATGCCGGATCGAACGAGATCCAGCGCAATATCATTGCCAAAGCAACGCTGGGGCTCTAGCCCGAGATAGAGACGAGGGAACAGCACGTGAACTTTGAGTACAGTGAAGAACAGCAGTTATTAGCAAACAGCGTCAATCAGTTCATTACTAAGGATTATACGTTCGAAGCGCGCAAAGAAATCATTGACTCGCCCAGCGGCTATAGCGATCGTATATGGGCAACCTTTGCCGAGATGGGCTTGCTGGGATTGCCGTTTGGCAATGCCTACGGTGGATTCGGCGGCAATGCCGTTGATCTCATGCCGGTGATGGAAGCAATTGGCGAAGGACTGGTGGTCGAACCCTTTTTGTCGACTGTTGGCGTTGGTGGTCGGCTGATTGCGCGTGGCGGCAGTCCCATGCAGAGAAACACTCTGCTCCCTGCGATTGTCGAAGGGAAACTCAAACTCGCCTTTGCCCATAGCGAACGCGGGGCTCGCTATGATCTCGATCATGTCACTACTAGTGCGAAGAAAACTGATGGTGGCTACACGATTGACGGGGAGAAGAGCGTTGTTCTCCATGCTCCTCAGGCGGATAAACTGATTGTGTCGGCTCGGACCGCAGGCAAAGACAGTGGTAGTCGAGGCATTAGTATCTTTATCCTTGATCGCAATGCCCCAGGAGTTTCACTGAAGACCTATCGGACCGCTGATAATCTGCGTGCGGCGGATGTGCGTTTCTCTGGCGTCAATGTTCCAGCTGACGCTTTGCTGGGTAAGGAAGGGAAAGCCTACTCGCTGATTGAAGAAGTGGTCGATTATGCAACAGCTCTCCTGTGCAGTGAGGCTGTCGGCGCGATCAAATTCGCTAATGAGGCAACCTTGACCTACCTCAAGACCCGCAAGCAATTTGGCGTGCCGATTGGCAACTTTCAGGTTTTGCAGCATCGCATGGTCGATATGATGATCAGCTATGAACAAGCCAAGTCGATGGCAAGCGTAGCCGCGGTGAAAGTCGAGAGTGCCAAGGCCGACGAGCGTAAACGGGTTGTCTCGGCAGCAAAGATCAAGATCGTTGATGCCTGTCGTCACGTCAGCCAGGAGTCTGTGCAGTTGCATGGCGGGATGGGGATGACCGAAGAACTGAAAGTGAGTCATACCTTTCGCCGACTCACCACGATTGCGCAGGCGTTTGGTGATGCTGACTATCATCTTGAGCGGTTTGCCGCGTGCGAAGCATAAGAAAGAAAATTGGCATAACGGAGAATGGATAAGAGCTAGAGACGGAAAAACGAGAGGCCAGGCCCTACACCGGTCCTTTTTCCCTTTATCCTTCATATCTAAAGAGAAACTCATCCGTCTCACTCGGTCGCGACGCATCCTTCGCTCATTCTCCTCCTTGCGCTGCTGTGGATTTTCGTGCGCACAGCGCACGCTACCCCAACTGTGCCAATGTCTCGTGGGTGGATTTAGGGGCCAGCGCCTTCTCCTCGACCGGGATTCTATACCGTTTGGTCCCAATTCTTAAGATAAATTGAGACCTTATGTAAGAAAAGGTAACTTTTGTTACTGTTTTCCTCTAGGGAAGTTTTGCCTGATCAGTCATATTTGCCCGATCAAATTTTCCTTACGAGCTTGTTCTTTTTTGTTATCCAATCAAACTCAGGCATTGTTACCCGGTTATTGGGAGTTGCTGTCGCGACGAGGTTTGTAACGCTTTGAAATAACTTAAGAAATAAAATAGCAAACTGTACTTTACATGGCATTATTATTGCTGCCCTGCCCAGCAGAGGTACAAGACTATTATGAGCCAGTAAGTGCGGCGGCAGTGGTATGTTGTCTACTCTAAACCAAACCGAGAAGAATACGCGCAGTTTCATTTACAACGAAAAGGTATCGAGGTTTTCTTTCCACGATTACAACTGCCGGTTGTGGTAACACGGCAACGGCAGATTATTCCACTCTTTCCCAGTTATCTCTTTGTGCAATTGTCGATTCCAGGTGAGCATGCTGCGGTTGTGTGGTGTCCGGGCGTACGGTGTTTGGTCAGCTTCAATGGTGTCCCGGCGCCCCTTGATGAGGAAGTTATCCAATTTCTCAAAAGCCAAGCAACGGAAGAGGGACTTATCAGCGCGCATTCGAACCTGATGGTTGGGCAAGAAGTGTGTATTACCAATGGACCGCTCGAAGGTCTCAAAGGTATTATTCAGCAACCACCCGATGCGAAAGGGCGAGTGCGGATTTTAATGAATTTGCTCAATCGCGAACTTGCGGTGACAGTACCTGTGACGCATGTCCAGAGTGGGTGGGTTGGCACCCATAAGGAACGAGAGTTGTCGGTCCGAGTCTGATGCACGTCTTCCTCAAAAGTTATGCGTCGACTCCAGCGGTCCAGTTTAACCGCGATAAAAGTTCCGACATTGTTGAACGACGTAGTATTGCTGCTCTTCTGTAAGTTCGGGATAGATGGGTAAGGCGAGCGTCTCCTGCGCTGCCGCCTCTGCGTGCGGGAAGGCGCCGCGACGGTACCCGAGAGACTGAAAGCACTCTTGCAAATGAAGTGGGTGAGGATAATAGACCTCGGTGACTACTCCCTGTTCACGTAAGAACTGCTGGAGTCTGTCCCGTTCGTTGCAGCGGAGAACAAACTGATTATAGATGTGGCCGGGCGTATCCTGTGGAAGTGACACCTCGCCAGTGAGCCCAGCTTCAGCAAAATACCCTCGATAACGGTCTGCGTTCTTCCGTCGCGCTGCTGTCCAAAGCGGAAGATAGGGTAACTTGACGCGCAGGACCGCCGCTTGGATGGCATCTAAACGAAAATTCCCGCCAATCAGTCGATAATAGTACTTGGCCTCGCCTCCATGAACACGCAAAAGACGCAACCGATCGGCGAATGTTGCATCGTGTGTGAGAATCATTCCGCCATCACCAAAGGCGCCGAGGTTCTTGCTGGGGAAGAATGACAGACATCCGGCGATGCCGACGGTGCCTGCGTGTTGTCCTTGGTCACCCGTCGCGCCGATTGCCTGAGCTGCATCCTCAATGACCGGGATCCCGCGTTGCGCTGCGATGTGTTGTATCGCTGCCATATCAGTGCAACGACCGAAGAGGTGAACAGGAAGGATCGCTTTGGTATGGGCGGTTAGGCGAGATTCTACTGCCGCTGCATTGATGTTAAACGTCAGTGGGTCAATATCGACAAAGACTGGACGTGCCCCAACCCGGGCAATCACGCCCGCCGTGGCAAAGAACGAATACGGAGTTGTGAGCACTTCGTCATTAGGGCCGATTTGCAGGGCCATCAGTGTCGCAAGAAGGGCATCCGTGCCCGATGAAACCCCAATGGCGAATCGAGAACCGCAGAAGATGCTGACTTCTCTCTCCAGCTCAGTGACCTCTGGACCAAGAATGAATTGTTGCGACTCGCACACACGGTCAATGGCTGCGCGAATTTCCTCCCGGATCGTTGCGTATTGCTCTCGTAAGTCGAGCAGAGGAACGTGCCTCATACGTGGCCAGCCCCGCGCATTTTCACCAACACGTTAGTGATACTCCAGCATGTCAGGAGAAAACGAATGAACATTGGTGAGCACGACCCCGAGCACATTTGCCCGTACAGCTTGGAGTTGTCCAGCGACACGATATGCTGCGGCCATCGGGGTTTTATGTCCACGAAGAACCAGAATAGTGGCATTACTCAGTTGAGCTAAAAGTTCCGCATCGCCATACGTCATCGCTGCTGGTGAGTCAATGAGTACACACGTAAACTTACGGCTCAGAATGTCCAAGACCTCCGGGAGCGTTTGTGACCCAAGGTACTCTTCGGTATCGAGCTGCACTTGGCCACACGCAACGAAGGAGAGGCGTTCAATCGTCGTGGTTTGGATTGCTGATTCGACCAGCGCTCTGAGCTTTGGTGAAGACCGCGTTCGCTGCGACTCGTGGTCGGCATCCTCTTGGAGATGATCCAGCCCAGAAGGAGCGATCTCTGCGTGGTTGTCGTCTCGGACTTTTTTGCTGCGTCGCCGAGACGACGAGGCAAAGGCGGCTCCGTCTCGCAGCACCTCGCTTAATCCCATACTGTGATCTTTCTGTAAGAGCGTGTGGCACTGGCCTGCACGGAGATCGGCATCAACGACGACAACCTTATAGCCTTTGCCAGCCAGGATCACTGCGAGACTGAGCAAGGTATTGGTTTTGTCATTGTCGGCGTATGGACTGACGAAAAGAAACGTGCGTGGGGATTTTCCTCGCTTGATAGGAAGTTTGGTACTGAGTACGCGATACGATTCATCCAAGAGGTCCTGGAGTGACATCTGCTCTGGCAGTGTGGCTAGCGAGGCTTCACGCATGGGAGTGTCGCTGTCCTGCGGAGAGGAACTGGGTGCTGGCTGACCTCGTTGGATGAGCATGTCAAATCGAGCCGCGCGCGACGGCACCATGCCTAAGAGCGGATACTTTGTCGCTTGCTGCACATCTTGTGCAGTACGAACACTGGTGTCTGTCCACTCAACAAAAAAGGCGAGCCCCGTGGCGAGAATCGTCCCGCCCAGGAGCGCGAGGAGAAAGTCGCGCACCGGTTGCGGTGATATTGCGGCGGTCGGCATCTCTGCCGGCGTCGTGATCATGATATTGGGATCAGGGAGTGTTTTGAGGAAGGCGTCCTCTTGCTGTTGTTTGCGGAGGAGGTGCGTGAGCGACCGAACTGAGTCGATTTCTGCGTTCAACGCCGCAGCGACAACATTGAACTCACCGCGATCGAGTGCGGCTTTTCTTTGTTGAGCCACTTCCTCGCGTAAGGCGGCTTCCGTATTTCGTGCCTCGGTAGCTTCAGCTGCAAATGCCTTGACGAGCGAGGTCAACTCCTGCTCCAGACGCTGTCGAGCGGTATCTCTGGCGCTGACTGTTTCACTTAAGCGCGGGTGCGAAGGGGCGAGGAGCGTGGTGAGGCGAGAATGTTCGACTTCAAGTTTATTGAAAGCCGCGCGCAGGTGCGCCAAGCGATCACTCTTGATGAAGGTGATAAGTTGGGCTGGCTCCTTTTCTTTGGTGAGCTGATAGAACAGTGA contains:
- a CDS encoding pimeloyl-CoA dehydrogenase large subunit — its product is MDLNYSPEELAFRDEVRGWLQENLPSDLREKVTTYQELSRDDLLGWHRILAKKGWIAPEWPVEWGGNDWTVVQRYIFEEECAYAGCPPLIPFGLKMCGPVLHRFGTPEQKQRFLPGIYNGDVFWCQGYSEPESGSDLASLKTTAVRQGDNYIVNGQKIWTTWGHHADWIFCLVRTEQGAKKQEGISFLLFDMNTPGITVRPLILMDGHHEVNEVFFDDVRVPVENLVHRENDGWTVAKYLLGHERMGTGGIGGSKRELAKVKMLAGKERRSGKPLLDDPRFRDKVSRVEVELMALEITNLRFLDQLRGGRAPGAEVSLLKIKGTEIQQALTELMVEVMGPLAQPFKAIDAMDFDKATAALLPRYFNYRKTTIYAGSNEIQRNIIAKATLGL
- a CDS encoding DegT/DnrJ/EryC1/StrS family aminotransferase: MRHVPLLDLREQYATIREEIRAAIDRVCESQQFILGPEVTELEREVSIFCGSRFAIGVSSGTDALLATLMALQIGPNDEVLTTPYSFFATAGVIARVGARPVFVDIDPLTFNINAAAVESRLTAHTKAILPVHLFGRCTDMAAIQHIAAQRGIPVIEDAAQAIGATGDQGQHAGTVGIAGCLSFFPSKNLGAFGDGGMILTHDATFADRLRLLRVHGGEAKYYYRLIGGNFRLDAIQAAVLRVKLPYLPLWTAARRKNADRYRGYFAEAGLTGEVSLPQDTPGHIYNQFVLRCNERDRLQQFLREQGVVTEVYYPHPLHLQECFQSLGYRRGAFPHAEAAAQETLALPIYPELTEEQQYYVVQQCRNFYRG
- a CDS encoding pimeloyl-CoA dehydrogenase small subunit, with translation MNFEYSEEQQLLANSVNQFITKDYTFEARKEIIDSPSGYSDRIWATFAEMGLLGLPFGNAYGGFGGNAVDLMPVMEAIGEGLVVEPFLSTVGVGGRLIARGGSPMQRNTLLPAIVEGKLKLAFAHSERGARYDLDHVTTSAKKTDGGYTIDGEKSVVLHAPQADKLIVSARTAGKDSGSRGISIFILDRNAPGVSLKTYRTADNLRAADVRFSGVNVPADALLGKEGKAYSLIEEVVDYATALLCSEAVGAIKFANEATLTYLKTRKQFGVPIGNFQVLQHRMVDMMISYEQAKSMASVAAVKVESAKADERKRVVSAAKIKIVDACRHVSQESVQLHGGMGMTEELKVSHTFRRLTTIAQAFGDADYHLERFAACEA
- a CDS encoding NAD(P)-dependent oxidoreductase, with the translated sequence MKVGFIGLGNMGGPMAMHILEAGHTLTVYDTRREAASDHLAKGAHWAESPRAVAATSEIVFTSLPGPKEVESVALGEGGVLQGAASGSVYIDLSTNSPTLIRHIYEVFKEKGVQVLDAPVSGGPIGAQQATLAVMCGGDAAVYQRVKPVLDAIGNKVTHVGAIGCGAIAKLVHNMIGICQLNLLAEGFTLGVKAGVDPEALRQAVLGGAVGQGLFLNYMLPNVVFKGDFDTVRFALELARKDIGLATALGREVNVPLKLANVVEQEHVEALARGWGKRDSSVPFLLQEERAAVKVRK
- a CDS encoding VOC family protein; translation: MRVQFGTHYLSTLRQQERPSVRAFYRDLLECRIEAHDHNVTANIPENIDLFHFPDGEVFGVQYVSESEAVLTAKECRHALWLELKTDDVEGLVAKLKAFGVEQITDFWDTEHFYFHAPGGQVFRVIGT